The uncultured Cohaesibacter sp. genome includes a window with the following:
- a CDS encoding glycine betaine/L-proline ABC transporter ATP-binding protein — translation MSESLIEVKGLYKLFGNDPHKHMHLVHEGFSKDEILAKTGHTLGLKDINLTIQKGEISVIMGLSGSGKSTLIRHFNRLIDPTEGQILVDGTDVMNLSLKELEQFRRHKMSMVFQRFGLLPHRNVLDNVAYGLSIQGVKKAEANERANEWLETVGLAGYGKQFPAQLSGGQQQRVGLARALATNAEVLLMDEAFSALDPLIRSEMQDQLVELQEKLHKTIIFITHDLDEALRLGSTIAILKDGELVQDDKPEEILLNPANDYVEAFVKDVNRARALNVETVMQPQTFRITAATIGEAYKQMMTHKDDYAYHVTDEGYQGTLTQESLEEYYKENADSKISEEHYHDVPHISPDAALEEVLPETLSADYPVPVVDEDGEFVGSLSRDALAEVLSPESSEVAEEADAESEKLTDNQPEPVTEKA, via the coding sequence ATGAGTGAATCACTGATTGAAGTCAAAGGGCTCTACAAGCTGTTCGGCAACGACCCGCACAAACATATGCATCTGGTGCATGAGGGTTTCAGCAAGGATGAGATTCTGGCCAAGACCGGCCACACCCTCGGTCTCAAGGACATCAACCTGACCATCCAGAAGGGCGAGATCTCTGTGATCATGGGCCTGTCCGGTTCTGGTAAATCGACCCTGATCCGGCACTTCAACCGCCTGATCGATCCGACCGAAGGCCAGATCCTTGTTGACGGCACAGATGTGATGAATCTGTCCCTAAAAGAGCTGGAGCAGTTCCGTCGTCACAAGATGTCGATGGTGTTCCAGCGCTTTGGCCTGCTGCCTCATCGCAACGTTCTGGACAACGTCGCCTATGGCCTGAGCATTCAGGGCGTGAAGAAGGCCGAAGCCAACGAGCGCGCCAACGAATGGCTCGAAACCGTTGGGCTCGCCGGCTATGGCAAGCAATTTCCCGCCCAGCTTTCCGGCGGTCAGCAGCAGCGTGTGGGCCTTGCCCGTGCGCTGGCAACGAACGCGGAAGTTCTGCTGATGGACGAAGCCTTCTCTGCTCTCGATCCACTGATCCGTTCGGAAATGCAGGATCAGCTCGTCGAATTGCAGGAGAAACTGCACAAGACGATCATCTTCATCACCCACGATCTCGATGAAGCTCTGCGTCTGGGCAGCACCATCGCCATTCTCAAGGATGGCGAACTGGTCCAGGACGACAAGCCTGAAGAAATCCTGCTCAATCCGGCCAACGACTATGTCGAGGCCTTCGTCAAGGATGTGAACCGTGCCCGCGCCCTGAACGTGGAAACCGTCATGCAGCCACAGACCTTCCGCATCACCGCTGCGACCATCGGCGAAGCCTACAAGCAGATGATGACGCATAAGGACGATTATGCCTATCACGTCACTGACGAGGGCTATCAGGGAACGTTGACCCAGGAAAGTCTTGAGGAATATTACAAGGAAAATGCGGACAGCAAGATTTCCGAAGAGCACTATCACGACGTGCCACATATCTCGCCCGATGCTGCCCTGGAAGAGGTCCTGCCTGAAACGCTGTCTGCCGATTACCCCGTGCCTGTAGTGGATGAAGATGGCGAATTTGTCGGCTCTCTCTCCCGTGATGCCCTCGCCGAGGTGCTGAGCCCGGAAAGCTCCGAGGTGGCAGAAGAGGCGGATGCCGAAAGTGAAAAGCTGACCGACAATCAACCCGAGCCGGTCACCGAAAAGGCATAA
- a CDS encoding DUF2336 domain-containing protein, with amino-acid sequence MLDTITDLAREKSSDKRRELLGRVADMFFDGAELHTDHESLLFRDIVLKMLNDVDDEGRAEFSERAASEGRLPIEIARQLAQDEVAVAGPMLKNSPVLTDEDFVNFSQTLSPEHLENIAQRETLSGTVTDALIENGTREVWHKVSQNRGAEITAKGFDTLVSNATDDEVLQQSLSSRPDIPESAAKDLLPLLPPEGKARLAKLFQKDAQAAGELVAEAQKKVIEQKLAGRKGRIETKLLISDIKEGKTELSDAIVYLADGDRGSDIVMLLAAVTDINDAIISNVFYQTNDEPIAILCKSMDISTGAFTKLMNVRQEKLGLALSVVGRSIARYKDLDVASSQRAMRFVQMRKTLDQAH; translated from the coding sequence ATGCTGGATACCATCACTGATCTTGCGCGAGAAAAGTCAAGCGACAAGCGCCGGGAACTGCTCGGGCGTGTCGCTGACATGTTCTTTGATGGAGCAGAACTGCACACCGATCACGAATCCCTGCTGTTTCGGGATATCGTTCTGAAAATGCTCAATGATGTCGATGATGAAGGGCGCGCCGAATTCTCCGAGCGAGCCGCGTCTGAAGGCAGGCTTCCGATCGAGATCGCTCGCCAACTGGCACAGGATGAAGTGGCCGTCGCCGGACCGATGTTGAAGAATAGCCCGGTGCTGACCGATGAGGATTTTGTCAATTTCTCCCAGACCCTGTCTCCCGAACATCTTGAAAACATCGCCCAGCGCGAAACGCTGAGCGGCACGGTCACCGATGCTCTGATCGAGAATGGCACGCGGGAAGTCTGGCATAAGGTGTCTCAGAACCGCGGGGCAGAAATTACCGCGAAGGGTTTTGATACTCTCGTCAGCAACGCGACGGACGACGAGGTCCTGCAACAAAGCCTCTCATCTCGCCCTGACATTCCTGAATCTGCCGCCAAGGATCTGCTGCCGCTGCTGCCGCCGGAAGGCAAGGCTCGTCTGGCGAAATTGTTTCAGAAAGATGCCCAAGCAGCTGGCGAACTCGTCGCCGAGGCACAGAAAAAGGTCATCGAGCAGAAGCTGGCCGGACGCAAAGGGCGCATTGAAACCAAGCTGCTCATCTCAGACATCAAGGAAGGCAAAACCGAATTGTCCGATGCCATCGTTTATCTGGCTGACGGGGATCGCGGATCGGATATCGTCATGCTGCTTGCTGCAGTGACCGACATCAACGATGCCATCATCTCGAATGTCTTCTACCAGACCAACGATGAGCCGATTGCCATTCTGTGCAAGTCGATGGACATCTCGACCGGTGCTTTCACCAAACTGATGAATGTGCGTCAGGAAAAACTGGGCCTTGCGCTGAGCGTGGTCGGGCGCAGCATTGCCCGTTACAAGGATCTGGACGTGGCATCATCCCAAAGAGCCATGCGCTTTGTCCAGATGCGCAAGACGCTCGATCAGGCCCACTGA